One window of the Salvia miltiorrhiza cultivar Shanhuang (shh) chromosome 6, IMPLAD_Smil_shh, whole genome shotgun sequence genome contains the following:
- the LOC130989345 gene encoding dirigent protein 11-like produces the protein MAKVASIDVILTIWCLLMSTLNVYARKEGTDFCRRFYLGTQEVVNFRVFVQDLGVNAVNTTTYDVAQASISATSPTGFGKVRVIDDLVTAGPDSNSEALGRLQGLLTRADLTTLAIAVNLNFYFSAGPYAGSTLSILGRNQFALAERELVVAGGTGVFRFARGYAIQKTNATGTNRSVLDYDIYTTTYTATTINQI, from the coding sequence ATGGCAAAGGTAGCCTCCATTGATGTGATCCTAACAATCTGGTGCTTGCTTATGTCCACGTTAAACGTGTACGCCAGAAAGGAAGGCACAGACTTCTGCCGCCGATTCTACCTCGGCACACAGGAGGTGGTGAATTTCCGCGTTTTCGTCCAAGATCTCGGAGTGAACGCCGTCAACACCACCACATACGACGTGGCACAGGCCTCCATCAGCGCCACCTCGCCGACCGGCTTCGGCAAAGTCCGCGTCATCGACGACCTGGTTACGGCCGGGCCGGACAGCAACTCGGAGGCGCTCGGCCGCCTCCAGGGGCTCCTCACGAGGGCCGACCTCACGACGCTGGCCATCGCGGTCAACCTCAACTTCTACTTCTCAGCGGGACCGTATGCGGGCAGCACGCTCAGCATTCTCGGCCGGAACCAATTTGCCCTCGCCGAGCGGGAGCTCGTGGTCGCCGGCGGCACCGGCGTCTTCCGATTTGCTCGTGGTTACGCAATTCAAAAGACTAATGCTACTGGAACAAACCGATCGGTGTTGGACTACGACATCTACACTACCACCTACACAGCTACAacaattaatcaaatttga